The genomic DNA ATTTGGGAAGAAGCCGGGCCGGCCAAGATCCAGGCCTTAGTGGGTGGGGCCGAAGTAATAGTCAATATTAATGCTTCTCCCTATCATAAAGAGAAATGGAAAGAAAGAGAAGAGATGCTAAGGAAAAGGGCCAGGGACAATAAAGCCATTGTGGCTTACAACAATATGGTGGGAGGGCAGGATGAGTTGGTCTTTGATGGTCACGGCATGATATTCGACCAGGCCGGAAGGCTTATTACGCAAGGAAGGCAATTTGAAGAAGACCTGATAATGGCGGATTTAGACCTCGAGGCGGTGGCCCAGGCAAGACTGGCCGATGCTGAATGGAAAAAGAGAAGTGCTGAAATGGAAGCCTCTTATGGAAAGCCGGTCGAAAAAATAGAGATTTCTTCTCCACCTGTTTCGGATAAAAAGCCCCCCATAGAGAAAAGAAACATTACGGCCTTTCATTCCGTGAAAGAGGTCTATCAGGCCTTAATATTAGGCACCAAGGATTATGTGAAAAAGAACGGTTTCAAAAGCGTGGTTATTGGTCTGAGTGGGGGAGTGGATTCAAGCCTGACGGCCGCTATTGCGGTGGATGCCCTGGGAAAAGAAAATGTTTCAGGGATATTTATGCCGAGTCAATATTCATCTAAAGAGAGTGAAGAAGACGCCAGGGCATTAGCCCAAAATCTTGGGATTGAATTTAAGGTCATCCCCATCCAGGAGATTTTTGTCATCTATCGTCAAGTACTGTCCGGGCAATTTAAAGGGTATCCTCAAGATATAACCGAGGAGAATCTTCAGGCCAGAATTAGAGGGAATATCCTGATGGCCTTATCCAATAAGTTTGGCTGCCTGGTCTTGACTACCGGGAATAAATCGGAGACAAGTGTCGGATATGCTACGCTTTATGGCGATATGGCCGGCGGATTCGCCGTGATCAAAGATCTGCCTAAAATCCTGCTTTATGAACTCTGCCTGTTTAGAAATTCCTTAGGAAAGGTTATTCCTCAAAGGGTCATTGAGAAAGAGCCAACCGCCGAACTGTGTGAGAACCAAAAAGACCGGGATGCACTGCCGCCCTATCCTGTATTGGATGCCATCTTGCAAGCCTATGTGGAAGAAGACAAAAGTCCGGAAGAGATAAGGGAGATGGGTTTTGAAGAGGGAGTAGTAAGAAAGGTGATTAGTCTGGTGGATAGAAATGAGTATAAAAGAAGACAGGCCCCGCCAGGGATAAAAATAACTCCCAAGGCCTTTGGTAAAGACCGGCGGATGCCGATTACCAACAGGTATGGTTTTTGGAAATAGTTGACTGCTGGAAGCTATTGCCAATTTCAGGTGGATAGGCTGGAAGC from bacterium includes the following:
- a CDS encoding NAD+ synthase; this translates as MLKPLRIGMAQINCTVGDLTGSTRKICEYIKKAEESGVDLISFPEMAITGYPPEDLLHKAQFIKDNLKCLKMIAEIKASPTIIVGFVDRQQDKLYNAAAIIHDQTVAGIYRKTHLPNYGVFDEKRYFQEGQEIPVFIINGVAMGVNICEDIWEEAGPAKIQALVGGAEVIVNINASPYHKEKWKEREEMLRKRARDNKAIVAYNNMVGGQDELVFDGHGMIFDQAGRLITQGRQFEEDLIMADLDLEAVAQARLADAEWKKRSAEMEASYGKPVEKIEISSPPVSDKKPPIEKRNITAFHSVKEVYQALILGTKDYVKKNGFKSVVIGLSGGVDSSLTAAIAVDALGKENVSGIFMPSQYSSKESEEDARALAQNLGIEFKVIPIQEIFVIYRQVLSGQFKGYPQDITEENLQARIRGNILMALSNKFGCLVLTTGNKSETSVGYATLYGDMAGGFAVIKDLPKILLYELCLFRNSLGKVIPQRVIEKEPTAELCENQKDRDALPPYPVLDAILQAYVEEDKSPEEIREMGFEEGVVRKVISLVDRNEYKRRQAPPGIKITPKAFGKDRRMPITNRYGFWK